From a region of the Lactuca sativa cultivar Salinas chromosome 4, Lsat_Salinas_v11, whole genome shotgun sequence genome:
- the LOC111921501 gene encoding zinc finger CCCH domain-containing protein 43 isoform X2, translating into MDAFEENSQLNNQQQQQQHIDLGLQSDSSINNDKLVEDITKELQNLVVPCKDKLLDRDLQGHSVVTDEEDEVKRAIDEELRHLLVKEAVNEAFQADSSSGSGEKYFRDVRQFVDEAIERNGLKKVREEDPKECRVLEEREVGETGLECEKDGGNVVDVNGDADEKAVEHKEMDSKENHEIEIEDGDDTSEIVGYESNGEDKRSEGGNEKEFEDGEDLENENENAGGEGDEGGPMTVPGGGGSKRYHYPLRPDAEDCSYYMRTGMCKFGSNCKFNHPLRRRNQQPTKETKIQKEENSERHGQVDCKFYLSTGGCKYGKSCKFSHGRGKTAVTPVVEYNFLGLPIRPGEKECPYYMRNGSCKYGPNCRFNHPDPTAVGGVGGDSAHSHSPTPYGNDGPLPNMPPWSPQRTPDTPAAFLPVMYSPPPPPPQQHIPPPTPDWNGYQAPVPPPPPPAHVYPSSERGLPIPPAFFLNNPPTDANLYTHQHQNQHHQPQSQMTHQHQHQNQHQHPHQHHQPQSQMMGSDYPERPGQPECSYFMKTGDCKYRSGCKFHHPKSRITKTAPSVLSDKGLPLRPDQNMCTHYSRYGICKYGPACKYDHSPNSNSNSHSHSNSNSIPGEGYRSDGHLMQQSM; encoded by the exons ATGGATGCATTTGAAGAAAACTCTCAACTtaataatcaacaacaacaacaacaacatataGATTTAGGGCTGCAGTCTGATTCGTCCATCAACAATGATAAGCTAGTGGAAGATATTACGAAAGAGCTTCAAAACCTAGTGGTACCCTGCAAAGATAAGCTTCTTGATCGAGATCTTCAGGGGCATTCGGTTGTAACGGATGAGGAAGATGAAGTGAAGCGAGCAATAGATGAAGAGCTTCGGCACCTGTTAGTGAAGGAGGCTGTTAATGAAGCGTTTCAAGCCGACTCTTCGAGTGGAAGCGGAGAGAAGTATTTCCGAGATGTACGGCAGTTCGTGGATGAGGCTATCGAACGGAACGGTCTGAAGAAGGTTAGAGAAGAGGATCCGAAGGAATGTAGGGTTTTAGAAGAGCGGGAAGTTGGCGAGACTGGACTAGAATGCGAAAAGGATGGGGGAAACGTTGTTGACGTTAATGGTGATGCTGATGAGAAAGCGGTTGAACATAAGGAGATGGATTCGAAGGAGAATCACGAGATTGAGATAGAGGATGGGGATGACACTAGTGAAATTGTCGGTTACGAGAGTAACGGTGAAGACAAGAGGAGTGAAGGTGGGAATGAGAAAGAGTTTGAAGATGGGGAGGATCTGGAAAACGAGAACGAAAATGCTGGTGGAGAGGGCGATGAAGGTGGGCCGATGACTGTTCCAGGGGGTGGTGGATCGAAAAGGTATCATTATCCATTGAGACCAGATGCTGAGGATTGTTCATATTACATGAGGACAGGGATGTGCAAGTTCGGATCAAATTGCAAGTTCAATCACCCTCTCAGAAGGAGAAATCAG CAACCCACGAAGGAGACGAAGATTCAGAAGGAAGAAAACTCAGAGAGGCATGGCCAGGTTGACTGCAAG TTTTACCTATCAacaggtggttgcaaatatgggAAATCTTGCAAATTCAGTCATGGTAGAGGAAAAACTGCTGTAACACCAGTGGTAGAGTATAACTTTTTAGGTCTCCCAATCAGACCG GGAGAAAAAGAATGCCCTTACTACATGCGTAATGGCTCCTGCAAATATGGGCCAAATTGTAGGTTTAATCATCCTGATCCTACTGCAGTAGGAGGAGTAGGAGGTGATTCAGCCCATTCCCATTCCCCAACCCCATATGGAAATGATGGACCTCTTCCAAATATGCCCCCATGGTCACCTCAAAGAACTCCAGACACCCCTGCTGCATTTCTACCAGTGATGtactcaccaccaccaccaccaccccagcAGCACATTCCTCCACCAACTCCAGATTGGAACGGTTATCAG gCTCCTgtcccacctccaccacctcctgcCCATGTGTATCCGAGTTCAGAAAGAGGGTTGCCTATTCCACCGGCTTTCTTTTTGAACAATCCACCTACTGATGCTAACCTGTACACACATCAACATCAGAATCAGCATCATCAACCACAGTCACAGATGACacatcagcatcagcatcagaATCAGCATCAGCATCCACATCAGCATCATCAGCCACAGTCACAGATGATGGGTTCAGATTATCCTGAAAGGCCTGGACAACCTGAATGCAGCTACTTCATGAAAACAGGGGACTGCAAATATAGATCGGGCTGCAAGTTTCATCATCCTAAGAGTCGCATTACCAAGACTGCCCCTTCTGTTCTGAGTGATAAAGGGTTGCCTTTAAGGCCT GATCAGAATATGTGCACGCACTACAGTCGGTATGGAATATGCAAATACGGGCCGGCTTGTAAATATGATCACTCACcaaattccaattccaattcccattcccattccaattccaattccatcCCAGGCGAAGGGTATCGATCAGATGGCCATCTCATGCAACAATCTATGTAA
- the LOC122197485 gene encoding secreted RxLR effector protein 161-like, with translation MGDSEVKVPMTFGTKLVPSLDKPATDITLFRQMIGSLLFQADPREPHMMAVKKILSYLKRTTSLSLWYPSNSGFFVQAYSDADLGGCELDRKNTSKAKYIATCVSLSTAKAKYIATTSCTSQVVWIQNQLHQLDNPLLD, from the exons ATGGGGGATTCCGAAGTCAAGGTTCCAATGACATTCGGAACGAAACTCGTTCCTTCACTTGATAAACCAGCAACAGATATTACCTTGTTTCGACAGATGATCGGATCTTTATT GTTTCAAGCGGATCCTCGAGAACCTCACATGATGGCAGTTAAGAAAATATTATCATATTTGAAACGAACTACTTCACTcagtttatggtatccatccaattcaggatTCTTTGTGCAAGCGTACTCGGATGCTGACTTAGGGGGATGTGAGCTTGATCGAAAAAACACATCTAAAGCAAAATACATTGCAACATGTGTATCCTTATCCACAGCTAAAGCAAAATACATTGCAACAACATCATGTACATCACAAGTGGTATGGATTCAGAATCAACTCCATCAACTCGATAATCCTCTCCTTGATTGA
- the LOC111921501 gene encoding zinc finger CCCH domain-containing protein 43 isoform X1: MDAFEENSQLNNQQQQQQHIDLGLQSDSSINNDKLVEDITKELQNLVVPCKDKLLDRDLQGHSVVTDEEDEVKRAIDEELRHLLVKEAVNEAFQADSSSGSGEKYFRDVRQFVDEAIERNGLKKVREEDPKECRVLEEREVGETGLECEKDGGNVVDVNGDADEKAVEHKEMDSKENHEIEIEDGDDTSEIVGYESNGEDKRSEGGNEKEFEDGEDLENENENAGGEGDEGGPMTVPGGGGSKRYHYPLRPDAEDCSYYMRTGMCKFGSNCKFNHPLRRRNQQPTKETKIQKEENSERHGQVDCKFYLSTGGCKYGKSCKFSHGRGKTAVTPVVEYNFLGLPIRPGEKECPYYMRNGSCKYGPNCRFNHPDPTAVGGVGGDSAHSHSPTPYGNDGPLPNMPPWSPQRTPDTPAAFLPVMYSPPPPPPQQHIPPPTPDWNGYQAPVPPPPPPAHVYPSSERGLPIPPAFFLNNPPTDANLYTHQHQNQHHQPQSQMTHQHQHQNQHQHPHQHHQPQSQMMGSDYPERPGQPECSYFMKTGDCKYRSGCKFHHPKSRITKTAPSVLSDKGLPLRPEKHSNQIHSGMDQNMCTHYSRYGICKYGPACKYDHSPNSNSNSHSHSNSNSIPGEGYRSDGHLMQQSM, translated from the exons ATGGATGCATTTGAAGAAAACTCTCAACTtaataatcaacaacaacaacaacaacatataGATTTAGGGCTGCAGTCTGATTCGTCCATCAACAATGATAAGCTAGTGGAAGATATTACGAAAGAGCTTCAAAACCTAGTGGTACCCTGCAAAGATAAGCTTCTTGATCGAGATCTTCAGGGGCATTCGGTTGTAACGGATGAGGAAGATGAAGTGAAGCGAGCAATAGATGAAGAGCTTCGGCACCTGTTAGTGAAGGAGGCTGTTAATGAAGCGTTTCAAGCCGACTCTTCGAGTGGAAGCGGAGAGAAGTATTTCCGAGATGTACGGCAGTTCGTGGATGAGGCTATCGAACGGAACGGTCTGAAGAAGGTTAGAGAAGAGGATCCGAAGGAATGTAGGGTTTTAGAAGAGCGGGAAGTTGGCGAGACTGGACTAGAATGCGAAAAGGATGGGGGAAACGTTGTTGACGTTAATGGTGATGCTGATGAGAAAGCGGTTGAACATAAGGAGATGGATTCGAAGGAGAATCACGAGATTGAGATAGAGGATGGGGATGACACTAGTGAAATTGTCGGTTACGAGAGTAACGGTGAAGACAAGAGGAGTGAAGGTGGGAATGAGAAAGAGTTTGAAGATGGGGAGGATCTGGAAAACGAGAACGAAAATGCTGGTGGAGAGGGCGATGAAGGTGGGCCGATGACTGTTCCAGGGGGTGGTGGATCGAAAAGGTATCATTATCCATTGAGACCAGATGCTGAGGATTGTTCATATTACATGAGGACAGGGATGTGCAAGTTCGGATCAAATTGCAAGTTCAATCACCCTCTCAGAAGGAGAAATCAG CAACCCACGAAGGAGACGAAGATTCAGAAGGAAGAAAACTCAGAGAGGCATGGCCAGGTTGACTGCAAG TTTTACCTATCAacaggtggttgcaaatatgggAAATCTTGCAAATTCAGTCATGGTAGAGGAAAAACTGCTGTAACACCAGTGGTAGAGTATAACTTTTTAGGTCTCCCAATCAGACCG GGAGAAAAAGAATGCCCTTACTACATGCGTAATGGCTCCTGCAAATATGGGCCAAATTGTAGGTTTAATCATCCTGATCCTACTGCAGTAGGAGGAGTAGGAGGTGATTCAGCCCATTCCCATTCCCCAACCCCATATGGAAATGATGGACCTCTTCCAAATATGCCCCCATGGTCACCTCAAAGAACTCCAGACACCCCTGCTGCATTTCTACCAGTGATGtactcaccaccaccaccaccaccccagcAGCACATTCCTCCACCAACTCCAGATTGGAACGGTTATCAG gCTCCTgtcccacctccaccacctcctgcCCATGTGTATCCGAGTTCAGAAAGAGGGTTGCCTATTCCACCGGCTTTCTTTTTGAACAATCCACCTACTGATGCTAACCTGTACACACATCAACATCAGAATCAGCATCATCAACCACAGTCACAGATGACacatcagcatcagcatcagaATCAGCATCAGCATCCACATCAGCATCATCAGCCACAGTCACAGATGATGGGTTCAGATTATCCTGAAAGGCCTGGACAACCTGAATGCAGCTACTTCATGAAAACAGGGGACTGCAAATATAGATCGGGCTGCAAGTTTCATCATCCTAAGAGTCGCATTACCAAGACTGCCCCTTCTGTTCTGAGTGATAAAGGGTTGCCTTTAAGGCCT GAAAAACATTCAAATCAGATTCACTCAGGAATG GATCAGAATATGTGCACGCACTACAGTCGGTATGGAATATGCAAATACGGGCCGGCTTGTAAATATGATCACTCACcaaattccaattccaattcccattcccattccaattccaattccatcCCAGGCGAAGGGTATCGATCAGATGGCCATCTCATGCAACAATCTATGTAA